The following coding sequences are from one Epinephelus fuscoguttatus linkage group LG5, E.fuscoguttatus.final_Chr_v1 window:
- the drd2a gene encoding dopamine receptor D2a isoform X2: MLIHNNLIHSFPPAVQSALYLLSRQHDKQGLLFVAEVVGEWRFSKIHCDIFVTLDVMMCTASILNLCAISIDRYTAVAMPMLYNTRYSSRRRVTVMISVVWVLSFAISCPLLFGLNNTATRDESLCVIANPAFVVYSSIVSFYVPFIITLLVYVQIYVVLRKRRKRVNTKPKQRVCQPADPDLATSLRDKCTHPEDVRLCTMIVKTNGSFPVNKKKVIFIKDVVNEGEDLELDELNSGSSQRQKQQPQHALGDTPATSNQQLMLNKADASPTSTPPTPPEEGQKAEKNGDPTKEALGDPAPVVAKAFQTQALPNGKTQSSVKTLSKRKISQQKEKKATQMLAIVLGVFIICWLPFFITHILNTHCTKCKVPAEMYNAFTWLGYVNSAVNPIIYTTFNVEFRKAFIKILHC; encoded by the exons ATGCTCATTCATAATAATCTCATTCATTCTTTTCCTCCTGCGGTGCAGTCTGCTCTCTATTTACTCTCTCGACAGCACGACAAACAAGGACTGCTTTTTGTTGCAGAG GTAGTGGGAGAGTGGCGCTTCAGCAAGATCCACTGTGACATCTTTGTCACTCTGGATGTGATGATGTGTACGGCCAGCATCCTCAATCTCTGTGCCATCAGCATTGATCG TTACACAGCAGTTGCAATGCCAATGCTGTACAATACTCGCTACAGTTCCAGGAGACGGGTCACAGTAATGATCTCGGTGGTGTGGGTACTGTCCTTCGCCATATCATGCCCCTTATTGTTTGGCCTAAATAACACAG CTACTCGCGATGAGTCTCTCTGTGTGATCGCCAACCCGGCCTTCGTGGTGTACTCTTCCATCGTGTCCTTCTATGTTCCCTTCATCATCACTCTGCTGGTTTATGTGCAAATTTATGTGGTCCTGAGGAAACGCCGAAAACGTGTAAACACCAAACCGAAGCAGCGTGTCTGCCAGCCTGCCGACCCCGATCTGGCCACTTCGCTGAGG GATAAGTGCACTCATCCAGAGGATGTGAGGTTGTGCACCATGATTGTTAAAACCAATGGGAGTTTTCCTGTCAACAAGAAGAAAGTG ATATTCATCAAAGATGTAGTCAATGAGGGGGAAGATCTGGAGCTGGATGAGCTGAACAGCGGCAGCAGCCAGAGACAGAAGCAGCAGCCGCAGCATGCTCTTGGAGACACTCCGGCCACAAGCAACCAGCAACTGATGCTCAACAAGGCCGACGCCAGCCCCACCTCCACACCTCCCACGCCCCCCGAGGAGGGCCAGAAAGCAGAAAAGAACGGAGATCCTACCAAGGAGGCCCTGGGGGATCCAGCACCTGTTGTGGCTAAAGCCTTCCAGACACAGGCCTTACCTAACGGCAAGACTCAGAGCTCTGTGAAAACCCTGAGCAAGAGGAAGATCTCCCAGCAAAAGGAGAAGAAGGCCACTCAGATGTTAGCTATCGTCCTTG GTGTATTCATCATATGCTGGCTGCCGTTTTTCATTACGCACATCTTGAACACCCACTGCACAAAATGCAAGGTTCCCGCTGAGATGTATAATGCGTTCACTTGGCTGGGCTACGTGAATAGTGCTGTAAATCCCATCATATACACCACTTTTAATGTTGAGTTCAGAAAGGCGTTCATTAAGATCCTGCACTGCTAA